The proteins below are encoded in one region of Shewanella algae:
- a CDS encoding thiopurine S-methyltransferase yields the protein MEPGFWHERWHKQQIGFHQQDINPFLVKYWSTLALRGNEQVFVPLCGKSLDMCYLAEKGHDLLGCELSELAVRQFFEENGLEYQQNAFGELQAFSSEQMTLLQGDLFAIKAEQLASVGAFYDRAALIAWPEEMRLQYAAKLAALLPRGCCGLLVTLEYPQDMLKGPPFSVTQEWITERMSQWFEVTLLEQADVLADNPRFIAKEVPWLNESAYLLKRK from the coding sequence ATGGAACCCGGATTCTGGCATGAACGCTGGCACAAGCAGCAGATAGGTTTTCACCAGCAGGATATTAACCCTTTTTTGGTGAAGTACTGGTCCACACTCGCACTCAGGGGGAATGAGCAGGTCTTTGTCCCGCTTTGCGGCAAGTCTTTGGACATGTGTTATCTGGCCGAGAAGGGCCATGATCTGCTTGGTTGCGAACTGAGCGAATTGGCTGTCAGGCAGTTTTTTGAAGAGAACGGCCTTGAGTATCAACAGAATGCCTTTGGCGAATTGCAGGCGTTTTCCAGCGAACAGATGACCTTGTTGCAGGGTGACTTGTTTGCGATCAAGGCTGAGCAATTGGCGTCGGTTGGCGCCTTCTACGACAGGGCGGCGCTAATCGCCTGGCCTGAGGAGATGCGTTTGCAATATGCCGCCAAGCTGGCCGCCTTGCTGCCAAGGGGTTGTTGCGGTTTGTTGGTTACTCTGGAATATCCGCAGGATATGCTCAAGGGGCCGCCATTCAGCGTGACTCAGGAGTGGATAACGGAGCGTATGAGCCAGTGGTTTGAGGTCACTTTGCTGGAGCAAGCCGATGTATTGGCCGACAACCCCAGGTTCATTGCCAAAGAGGTGCCTTGGCTCAATGAGAGTGCCTATCTGCTGAAACGTAAATAA
- a CDS encoding porin, whose amino-acid sequence MKKTLISASVATVLAAASFGALADGPTLYGRLDLSITNSDTGATLQTGTSGVEYGESGTYIENNFSHLGVKGSEKIADGVEMLYQMEFQVENTSGSGDTFKARNTYLGVKTNFGTVLAGRNDTVFKQAEGGVDVFGNTNADIDRLVGGQVRSGDGVWYYSPKIADLITLNATYLMEDNYATYDASGKEIDKDNMYALSATIGDKKLKAQNYYAAIAYNKAIGGIDAYRAVGQVKLGDFKLGGLFQNSESIVDGSDDNNTYFINVVYNLNGVNLKAEYGYDEAGFGKYFKNVPVDGVGVKTANDIEVQSFIVGADYRVAKSTLLFAHYANYQGEFKDVGGLKVDLEDDNVFTVGVRYDF is encoded by the coding sequence ATGAAGAAGACCCTTATCTCTGCGTCAGTAGCAACAGTTCTGGCCGCAGCCTCTTTCGGTGCGCTGGCTGATGGCCCAACTCTGTATGGCCGTCTGGATCTGTCTATCACCAACTCTGACACAGGTGCCACACTGCAAACTGGTACTAGCGGTGTTGAGTACGGTGAAAGCGGTACTTACATCGAAAACAACTTCTCACACCTGGGTGTAAAAGGTTCCGAGAAGATTGCTGATGGCGTAGAAATGCTCTACCAAATGGAATTCCAGGTAGAGAACACTTCAGGTTCTGGCGACACTTTCAAAGCCCGTAACACTTACCTGGGTGTAAAAACCAACTTCGGTACTGTACTGGCTGGTCGTAACGACACAGTATTCAAGCAAGCTGAAGGCGGTGTAGACGTATTCGGTAACACCAACGCGGATATCGACCGTTTGGTTGGTGGCCAAGTTCGTAGCGGTGACGGTGTTTGGTACTACTCACCAAAGATCGCTGACCTGATCACTCTGAACGCCACTTACCTGATGGAAGACAACTACGCGACTTACGACGCGAGCGGTAAAGAAATCGACAAAGACAACATGTACGCTCTGAGCGCCACTATCGGTGACAAGAAGCTGAAAGCTCAGAACTACTATGCTGCCATCGCCTACAACAAGGCTATCGGTGGTATCGATGCATACCGCGCCGTTGGTCAAGTTAAGCTGGGTGACTTCAAACTGGGCGGTCTGTTCCAGAACTCTGAAAGCATCGTTGACGGTTCTGACGACAACAACACTTACTTCATCAACGTGGTTTACAACCTGAACGGCGTTAACCTGAAAGCCGAATACGGCTATGACGAAGCCGGTTTCGGTAAGTACTTCAAAAACGTTCCAGTTGATGGCGTTGGTGTTAAAACAGCCAATGACATCGAAGTACAAAGCTTCATCGTGGGTGCAGACTACCGTGTAGCCAAGTCTACTCTGCTGTTTGCTCACTACGCAAACTACCAAGGCGAGTTCAAAGATGTTGGCGGCCTGAAAGTTGACCTGGAAGACGACAACGTATTCACCGTGGGTGTACGTTACGACTTCTAA
- the tcdA gene encoding tRNA cyclic N6-threonylcarbamoyladenosine(37) synthase TcdA, with protein sequence MQDTDTELLESEAYQQRFGGIARLYGVAALAAFSKAHVMVIGIGGVGTWVAEALARSGIGHISLMDLDDVCVTNTNRQIHALADTIGESKVAVMAQRIKAINPLCRVDEIEDFIAADNLSQYLAQDKGIDFVVDCIDAVKPKAALIAWCKRNKIKLVTIGGAGGQTDPTQIQQTDLAKTFQDPLLAKVRNLLRKEYGFSKNPQRRFAVDAVFSSEHLKYPQTDGSVCSTKVGVEGSMRMDCSSGFGAVTMVTGSFGFVAASRVLARLAQEANNPKPE encoded by the coding sequence ATGCAAGATACAGACACAGAACTACTGGAGTCCGAAGCCTATCAACAGCGCTTTGGCGGCATTGCCCGTTTATATGGTGTTGCTGCACTGGCAGCCTTTTCCAAGGCTCATGTAATGGTGATAGGTATAGGTGGCGTCGGCACTTGGGTTGCAGAGGCTTTGGCCCGCAGTGGAATAGGGCACATCAGCCTGATGGACCTAGACGATGTGTGTGTGACCAATACCAACCGTCAGATCCATGCTTTGGCAGACACCATAGGCGAGTCCAAGGTCGCCGTGATGGCGCAGCGGATTAAGGCGATTAATCCTCTATGCCGGGTGGATGAAATAGAAGACTTTATTGCAGCAGATAATCTGAGTCAGTATCTGGCACAGGACAAGGGCATAGACTTTGTGGTGGACTGCATAGATGCGGTAAAGCCCAAGGCGGCCTTAATTGCCTGGTGCAAACGCAATAAGATTAAGTTGGTGACTATTGGCGGTGCCGGCGGTCAGACAGATCCAACCCAGATCCAGCAAACGGATCTGGCCAAGACTTTTCAGGATCCATTGCTGGCCAAGGTACGCAACTTGCTGCGTAAAGAGTATGGTTTCAGCAAGAATCCACAGCGGCGGTTTGCCGTTGATGCCGTGTTTTCCAGTGAACACCTCAAGTATCCCCAGACGGATGGCAGTGTCTGTTCCACCAAGGTTGGTGTCGAAGGCAGCATGAGAATGGATTGTTCCTCGGGATTTGGTGCCGTGACCATGGTGACCGGCAGCTTTGGCTTTGTGGCAGCCAGCCGGGTGTTGGCGCGCTTGGCGCAGGAAGCCAATAATCCCAAGCCTGAATAA
- the pepT gene encoding peptidase T has protein sequence MRQALLNRFLRYVKQDTQADPNSQSIPSSQGQVAFARQLQQELLELGFDDVFLSESCCLYAKLAANTAKVPAIGFLAHMDTAADYSGAGVKPRVIDDYQGQIIELEQGEALSPEQFPSLLNYLNKTLITADGTTLLGADDKAGIAEIITALHYLLQHPEIPHGEINLCFTPDEEIGRGTDGLELERFGADWAYTVDGGAVGELQYENFNAATAVITAKGNNCHPGSAYGVMVNALTMAARFHARMPLNDAPETSEGYQGFFHLLSMEGQTEEARLVYLIRDFDRAQFEQRKAWLQESVAKCNAELQAGSLEINISDSYYNMKDCILPVPHVTDIACQAMEMAGITPDIKPIRGGTDGAQLSWKGLPCPNIFAGGHNFHGKHEYVCLESMEKAVEVIINIARLTTQRYAE, from the coding sequence ATGCGACAAGCGCTGCTCAATCGTTTCCTGCGGTATGTCAAACAGGATACACAAGCCGATCCGAACTCCCAGTCTATTCCCAGTTCCCAAGGTCAGGTGGCCTTTGCCAGGCAGTTACAGCAAGAACTGCTCGAGTTGGGATTTGATGATGTCTTCCTCAGTGAATCATGCTGCCTTTATGCCAAATTAGCGGCGAATACTGCCAAGGTGCCGGCAATCGGCTTTTTGGCTCATATGGATACGGCGGCAGATTACTCCGGCGCCGGGGTAAAACCTCGGGTGATAGATGACTACCAAGGGCAGATCATTGAACTGGAGCAGGGGGAAGCGCTTAGTCCTGAGCAGTTTCCTTCTTTGCTGAACTACCTCAATAAAACATTGATCACTGCCGATGGCACTACGCTATTGGGCGCGGATGATAAGGCAGGCATAGCCGAAATCATCACGGCGCTGCACTATTTATTGCAACACCCTGAAATTCCCCATGGAGAGATCAACCTCTGTTTTACGCCCGATGAGGAGATAGGCCGAGGTACTGATGGCTTGGAGCTCGAGCGTTTCGGCGCCGATTGGGCCTATACAGTCGATGGTGGCGCAGTTGGCGAACTTCAATATGAAAACTTCAATGCCGCCACAGCGGTGATCACCGCCAAAGGCAATAATTGTCATCCAGGCAGTGCCTATGGGGTGATGGTCAATGCCTTGACCATGGCTGCCAGATTTCACGCCAGAATGCCACTCAATGATGCACCCGAGACCAGCGAAGGTTATCAGGGCTTTTTCCATCTGTTATCCATGGAAGGCCAAACAGAAGAAGCCAGGTTGGTATACCTGATAAGGGACTTTGATAGGGCCCAGTTTGAGCAGCGCAAGGCCTGGCTGCAGGAATCAGTGGCCAAATGTAATGCCGAGCTGCAGGCCGGTAGCCTGGAGATTAACATCAGCGACAGTTATTACAATATGAAGGACTGCATCTTGCCAGTGCCTCATGTGACAGATATTGCCTGTCAGGCGATGGAGATGGCCGGCATCACACCGGATATCAAACCTATCCGCGGCGGCACTGACGGTGCGCAACTGTCCTGGAAGGGGCTGCCTTGTCCCAACATCTTTGCCGGCGGCCACAATTTCCATGGCAAACATGAGTATGTTTGTCTTGAGTCAATGGAAAAGGCGGTAGAGGTGATCATCAATATCGCCAGGTTAACCACTCAAAGATACGCCGAGTAA
- a CDS encoding sensor histidine kinase: protein MPGFMQQLISSPIGRRLTLAIILFSSLITLVTTGLQLVSDYKGDIGRINDEFANIEKANLDVLAASIWVIDERLIKTQLNGLNQLPDTSYVVIEDDSGKEWTAGEYRDQGVIEKRFPLVHKTSSQNFNVGELRVQADLSKIYDRLVNKALLILLANGIKTFLVAGFILYLVWATITRHLLQLSEYCSELDLEQDYQPLQFKRRDKQDEFTQVALAINLMQQQLRTSFTQLNRSRYELQEALSDRERLLELERSYKDELARQVKEQTKELEQSLLVLERAQQVMVEQQKMAALGGLVSGIAHEINTPIGICLTAASSQLQHINELVELLQNDGATLEELNAILNEYQQSCELIISNITRASNLIQKFKAIAAEQGNDVHEQMLLPQVLQEFADAVALSFKQLQVDVEIQVEADLWLTSSHSLLKQIVTNILSNAYAHAFEGDTGHKISISAQQQGQELQLDIEDNGKGIAPEIAGQIFEPFFTTSRRTGATGLGLAAAFNAVTLLKGNITLLNDSSLGGAHFRVRFPAVIESRPADDDRVELFI from the coding sequence ATGCCCGGTTTTATGCAGCAGCTCATCAGTAGTCCCATCGGCCGCAGGCTGACTCTGGCTATTATCCTGTTCAGCTCACTGATCACTCTGGTGACCACAGGTTTGCAGTTGGTTTCCGATTACAAGGGTGACATTGGCCGAATCAACGATGAGTTTGCCAATATTGAAAAAGCCAACCTGGATGTGCTGGCGGCAAGTATCTGGGTAATAGATGAAAGGCTTATCAAGACCCAACTCAACGGTCTCAACCAACTGCCGGATACCAGCTATGTGGTCATAGAAGATGACAGTGGTAAAGAATGGACCGCCGGCGAGTACAGAGACCAAGGTGTAATAGAGAAGCGCTTTCCGCTGGTGCACAAGACCAGCAGCCAGAATTTCAATGTCGGTGAGCTGAGAGTTCAAGCCGATCTCTCCAAAATCTACGACAGATTGGTGAACAAGGCCTTACTGATACTACTGGCCAATGGTATCAAGACCTTTCTGGTGGCCGGTTTCATTCTCTATCTGGTTTGGGCCACCATTACCCGGCACCTGTTGCAACTGAGTGAGTACTGCTCAGAGCTCGATTTGGAGCAGGATTATCAACCACTGCAGTTTAAGCGCCGGGACAAACAGGATGAATTTACCCAGGTTGCCCTGGCCATCAATTTGATGCAGCAACAGCTGCGCACCTCCTTCACACAATTGAACCGCTCCCGCTACGAACTGCAAGAAGCTCTGAGTGACAGGGAAAGACTGTTGGAACTGGAACGCAGTTATAAAGATGAGCTGGCAAGACAGGTCAAAGAACAAACCAAAGAACTTGAACAGTCGCTGTTGGTGTTGGAACGGGCTCAACAGGTGATGGTCGAACAGCAGAAAATGGCCGCGCTCGGCGGTCTGGTATCCGGCATCGCCCATGAGATAAACACCCCGATAGGTATCTGCCTCACCGCTGCCAGTAGTCAGCTGCAGCATATCAATGAATTGGTTGAGCTGTTGCAAAACGATGGCGCTACGCTGGAAGAGCTCAATGCCATTCTCAACGAGTATCAACAGAGCTGTGAACTGATCATCAGTAATATTACCCGCGCCAGTAACCTGATCCAGAAGTTCAAGGCGATTGCTGCCGAGCAAGGCAATGACGTGCACGAACAGATGCTGCTACCCCAGGTATTGCAGGAATTTGCCGATGCTGTAGCGCTATCTTTCAAGCAATTACAGGTAGATGTGGAGATCCAGGTCGAAGCCGATCTTTGGCTTACCAGCAGCCACAGCCTGCTGAAGCAGATAGTGACCAACATACTTTCCAACGCTTATGCTCACGCCTTTGAGGGTGATACCGGCCATAAGATCAGCATCAGCGCACAACAGCAGGGTCAAGAACTACAGCTGGATATCGAAGACAATGGCAAGGGAATCGCCCCCGAGATTGCCGGCCAGATCTTTGAGCCCTTCTTTACCACCAGCAGACGAACCGGCGCCACCGGGCTTGGATTGGCGGCGGCCTTCAATGCCGTCACACTACTGAAGGGCAATATCACCCTTCTCAATGACTCCAGCCTCGGCGGCGCACACTTTCGGGTTCGCTTCCCGGCTGTGATAGAGTCCCGCCCCGCCGATGACGACAGGGTAGAACTCTTTATTTAG
- a CDS encoding superinfection exclusion B family protein has product MKRLKLEVLKEGKFKAAALQLTLWVLLITTLLLFMPKSLLALLHLESWVDTNAHYIGLTLLLALAYIGALAVNLLLDEAISRLSERRINEMIEEKVRLLDPAERALLREFFLQGASVLTLPQNETPVQALLKAHILESLGNERHYAIQGPTAEYKIAMAARKHLNRKVLRLPSGEPSQEELQHLIKARPQFINGIAQVRKHAA; this is encoded by the coding sequence ATGAAGAGACTGAAACTTGAGGTATTGAAAGAGGGCAAGTTCAAGGCCGCTGCATTGCAACTGACACTGTGGGTGCTGCTGATAACCACATTGCTGCTGTTTATGCCAAAGTCCTTGCTGGCCCTGTTGCATTTGGAATCCTGGGTAGACACCAATGCCCATTATATTGGCCTGACACTGTTGCTGGCCTTGGCCTATATTGGTGCGCTGGCCGTCAATCTGTTGTTGGATGAAGCGATAAGCCGTTTGAGTGAGCGCCGGATCAACGAAATGATTGAAGAGAAAGTCAGGTTACTGGATCCCGCCGAGCGTGCCCTGTTAAGGGAGTTCTTCCTGCAGGGAGCCAGTGTTTTGACTCTGCCGCAAAATGAAACGCCGGTGCAGGCACTGCTCAAGGCTCACATACTCGAGAGCCTGGGAAATGAACGCCATTACGCCATTCAAGGCCCCACAGCCGAGTACAAGATAGCCATGGCTGCCCGTAAGCATCTGAACCGCAAAGTATTGCGTTTACCATCCGGAGAGCCCAGCCAGGAAGAGCTGCAGCATCTTATCAAGGCAAGACCGCAATTTATCAATGGTATTGCCCAAGTGCGGAAACATGCCGCTTGA
- a CDS encoding DUF3149 domain-containing protein has translation MAFWLDLMFGNPIGLLSMIVIFSTIGIISYIMWMFIVKSAKP, from the coding sequence ATGGCATTCTGGTTAGATCTAATGTTCGGAAACCCCATAGGTTTACTGTCGATGATAGTTATCTTCAGTACTATCGGGATCATCTCCTACATTATGTGGATGTTTATTGTAAAGTCAGCAAAGCCTTAG
- a CDS encoding bacteriohemerythrin: MQTSRGLLKLILNQWQFYPLLLLLLFPLWSLLHGASYLAFASLLVALIVLAWLGARQLSNLKRLENAARHLGEGDLSYQLSEQDAGMFHSVVHGINRMGEDVGRTILSLVNTADAMKSVAMDIKSISDAAHIGVEEQEKQAELAATAMTQMVSTVQEVSRNAASAANAAEEARQAARSGDQTVRQVVRQIDDMSAQVGQTQQVIARLAEDSNNISTIIDTISQVAEQTNLLALNAAIESARAGEHGRGFAVVADEVRSLAQRTSAATVEIQQQILQLQQGADEGVKVMTTSVEQAGATHAMAHQAQQALGQIVAQIESITDMSHQIAAASEQQQAVAEEISSNISSMAQVAVENAKETHSTNLSSLKVFNMSQEISSLLGRFHVDKRAMEQLEKRHRFVEWGPQLDLGMEEINRQHQRLVSLINELHRTLEEAYGLEAIKRIVQGLVDYTANHFAYEEELFARFGYPQTEQHKLKHQQLVAKVLDFQKRVANGEDVADELMAFLKSWLINHIQGSDKEYTGFLIARGAL; the protein is encoded by the coding sequence ATGCAAACATCCCGAGGTCTTTTAAAACTGATATTAAACCAGTGGCAGTTTTATCCACTGTTGCTCTTGTTGCTTTTCCCCCTGTGGAGCCTGTTACACGGCGCCAGTTATCTCGCCTTTGCTTCTCTATTGGTCGCCTTGATAGTGCTGGCTTGGCTCGGTGCCAGACAGCTGTCCAATCTCAAGCGCCTGGAAAACGCCGCCCGTCATCTGGGAGAAGGCGATCTCAGCTATCAGTTGTCGGAACAGGATGCCGGCATGTTCCATTCTGTGGTCCACGGTATCAACCGTATGGGAGAGGACGTTGGTCGCACCATTCTGTCTTTGGTCAATACCGCAGATGCGATGAAGAGTGTGGCCATGGATATCAAGTCCATCAGCGATGCCGCCCATATCGGAGTGGAGGAGCAGGAAAAACAAGCGGAATTGGCAGCGACCGCCATGACCCAGATGGTTTCTACTGTGCAGGAGGTCAGCCGCAATGCTGCCAGTGCCGCCAATGCCGCAGAAGAAGCCAGGCAGGCGGCCCGCAGTGGCGACCAAACTGTCAGGCAGGTGGTGCGGCAGATAGATGATATGTCGGCTCAGGTTGGGCAAACTCAGCAAGTTATTGCCCGCCTGGCGGAAGACAGCAACAACATAAGTACCATCATAGACACCATTTCCCAAGTGGCAGAGCAAACCAATCTGCTGGCGCTCAACGCCGCTATCGAGAGTGCCCGCGCCGGCGAGCATGGCCGAGGTTTTGCTGTGGTTGCCGATGAAGTCCGTAGCCTGGCACAGCGGACGTCTGCGGCTACAGTTGAGATCCAACAACAGATATTGCAATTGCAACAGGGCGCCGATGAAGGCGTGAAAGTGATGACCACCAGTGTCGAGCAGGCCGGTGCCACCCATGCGATGGCTCACCAGGCGCAGCAAGCATTGGGGCAAATTGTGGCTCAGATTGAAAGCATTACAGATATGTCGCATCAAATAGCGGCGGCTTCGGAACAACAGCAGGCAGTTGCCGAAGAGATCAGCAGCAATATCTCCTCCATGGCACAAGTGGCGGTGGAGAATGCCAAAGAGACCCACAGTACCAACCTCTCCAGTCTGAAGGTATTCAATATGTCGCAGGAGATCAGTTCCCTGCTTGGGCGCTTCCATGTCGACAAACGGGCGATGGAACAGTTGGAGAAACGCCATCGCTTTGTTGAGTGGGGGCCGCAGTTGGATCTCGGCATGGAAGAGATCAATCGTCAGCACCAACGTCTGGTATCCCTGATCAATGAACTGCACCGCACCTTGGAAGAAGCTTATGGCCTGGAAGCGATTAAACGCATAGTACAGGGCCTGGTGGATTACACCGCTAATCATTTCGCCTATGAAGAGGAGTTGTTTGCCCGTTTCGGTTATCCGCAGACCGAGCAGCACAAGCTTAAACACCAGCAATTAGTGGCTAAGGTACTGGATTTCCAGAAACGAGTGGCCAATGGTGAAGATGTTGCCGATGAATTGATGGCCTTCCTCAAATCCTGGCTTATCAACCATATTCAGGGCAGTGACAAGGAGTACACTGGCTTCCTAATTGCCCGCGGAGCCCTGTAG
- a CDS encoding AraC family transcriptional regulator, with product MSTLPHLGFQRYQPCALLRPYISCYWQIFRPAGPESLSTEFMHPEGGTGIIFNFGAPMHLDGLLHKSLCLVTGPTRQSTRLELSGQVDALGIRFWPGSGRAFLKSPLSEILGQTLTPADLSLALLSDELAQRLALLPTAPERIALLETRLMQYLAGHESLAKAMEPRMKYALHWITAQNGLGEIRNLLTKIDISQRQLERLFQQNLGMSPKNYSILQRTAFARELLKQETDKSLTEIGYHAGFYDQAHFIREFKQVIGITPGSFRSKALQGR from the coding sequence ATGTCGACATTGCCACATCTTGGTTTTCAGCGTTATCAGCCCTGTGCTCTACTGCGGCCTTATATCAGTTGTTACTGGCAGATTTTTAGACCAGCCGGCCCTGAGTCACTATCGACAGAATTTATGCATCCCGAAGGAGGCACAGGCATCATCTTCAATTTTGGCGCCCCGATGCACCTTGATGGCTTGCTGCATAAATCGCTGTGCCTGGTGACGGGGCCCACAAGGCAAAGCACCAGATTGGAGTTGTCAGGTCAGGTAGATGCCTTGGGGATCCGCTTCTGGCCTGGCAGCGGACGCGCATTTTTAAAATCCCCCCTTTCGGAAATCTTGGGGCAAACCCTGACACCGGCCGACCTGTCTTTGGCGCTGCTCAGCGATGAACTGGCGCAGCGCTTGGCCTTACTGCCGACAGCGCCGGAACGCATTGCGCTTCTGGAAACCAGGCTGATGCAATATCTGGCAGGTCATGAATCATTGGCCAAGGCAATGGAGCCGAGGATGAAATATGCACTGCACTGGATAACGGCCCAAAACGGCCTGGGAGAGATCCGCAACTTATTGACCAAGATAGATATCAGCCAACGCCAACTCGAACGTTTGTTCCAGCAAAACTTAGGCATGTCTCCCAAGAATTACAGTATCTTGCAGCGCACAGCCTTCGCCCGGGAACTACTCAAGCAGGAAACAGATAAGTCTCTTACAGAGATAGGCTATCACGCCGGCTTTTATGACCAAGCCCATTTCATTCGAGAATTCAAACAGGTGATAGGCATTACCCCTGGAAGTTTTAGAAGCAAGGCCCTACAGGGGCGATAG
- a CDS encoding redoxin domain-containing protein, protein MTHLPPKLSKLLIVGLLTQLLSVVFGGQALAEDDFAAEGERRAKLAGSELIGTPAPQRVLTTLTGETLNLQQLYGSKPVYIKFWATWCIPCRQQMPGFEKIYQQYGEKLQVIAVNTGISDDINSVGAFVKQAGLNMPVTIDDGTLARAFKLRVTPQHFLVDRSGRIAYVGHQDDEAFHQALEAVIADKGENKAPLSGTVAEKASGYEVGDKLASLRLKSIDSIDYPLPSTTRQGKATGLVFFAPWCEWYLAESEPDTAKSCRLVREMVEQSASNGKSQWLLISTNLWSSRTDLVEYQTNYHTRLPIVFDEEGSLFGQFGVTQLPTIVFIDESGKVTEKVSHQAHDFAERLQVLLSGK, encoded by the coding sequence ATGACGCATTTACCCCCTAAGCTATCCAAGTTATTGATTGTGGGTCTTTTAACCCAGCTTCTGTCTGTTGTGTTTGGAGGGCAGGCCTTGGCGGAGGATGATTTTGCCGCCGAAGGGGAAAGAAGGGCCAAACTCGCCGGTAGCGAACTCATTGGCACACCGGCGCCGCAGCGAGTGCTGACCACTCTGACCGGAGAAACGCTCAATCTACAACAGCTGTATGGCAGCAAGCCTGTATACATCAAGTTTTGGGCAACTTGGTGTATTCCATGTCGCCAGCAAATGCCGGGGTTTGAAAAAATTTATCAGCAGTACGGTGAGAAGTTGCAAGTGATCGCCGTGAATACCGGTATCAGTGATGACATCAATTCCGTCGGGGCTTTTGTGAAACAGGCCGGTTTGAACATGCCGGTGACCATAGACGATGGCACTCTGGCCAGGGCGTTTAAGCTAAGGGTAACCCCGCAGCACTTTTTGGTTGATAGGAGTGGTCGTATTGCGTATGTGGGGCATCAGGATGACGAGGCGTTTCATCAGGCGTTGGAAGCGGTTATCGCAGACAAAGGTGAAAACAAGGCGCCGCTCAGCGGCACTGTTGCCGAAAAAGCTTCAGGCTACGAAGTTGGCGATAAGCTTGCCTCTTTGAGATTGAAGTCGATTGACAGCATTGACTACCCGTTGCCGTCCACAACCCGGCAGGGTAAAGCTACCGGGCTAGTGTTCTTTGCCCCCTGGTGTGAGTGGTACCTGGCTGAATCAGAGCCGGATACCGCCAAATCGTGTCGATTGGTGCGGGAAATGGTTGAGCAGTCCGCCTCCAATGGCAAGTCTCAATGGCTGCTTATTTCCACTAACCTCTGGTCATCCCGGACAGATTTGGTCGAATACCAAACCAATTATCACACTCGTTTGCCAATTGTTTTCGATGAGGAAGGCAGCCTGTTTGGGCAATTCGGTGTTACCCAGTTGCCGACCATAGTCTTTATCGATGAGAGCGGCAAAGTCACTGAAAAGGTTAGCCATCAGGCGCATGACTTTGCCGAACGCCTCCAGGTGTTACTCAGTGGTAAGTAA